Below is a window of Littorina saxatilis isolate snail1 linkage group LG2, US_GU_Lsax_2.0, whole genome shotgun sequence DNA.
cagtaggggaagggctcctaatatggaccggctcctaatatggaccaccaccaactaacggcgctagagcgctcaaaaaagttttattcgctgtattcaccctctttggataacttgcacatgtcaaaacagttgcagaaacacaaatctcaaaaccgttaagctttttctcttttttcacttttggcagcgttcactctaaatgttCCGCCTAAAAcagactcgtttctgtctacagccaaagcttttatcaaacagaaatggctatatatgacagctaaaaccgtatttgttacattttagcagtgttgaccccgagtttttactgcaaacaaaaaataatagcaaaatctcaaagtatgtgcgagtcccctaatatggaccaccttcaacaaatcgaagaaaataaaagctaaaggctattttcattaattcattaagaagcttgctggtaataacctataactagccctcaagatttaaaaaaaatgcaacgaaaagtcttcttttcgtggaagttgataatttcacttattttcactctgtttttgataagcttttttagtttcctggtgtgcttcaaataatgctctcatcaacccgaaacagataaatatagagcatattttaattaggctgacttgtacactaagttgtatcatgttattttgaaatatagggggctttttacagtgattcgtgaaggccgcttcactggtccatattaggcgcccaggctcctaatatggaccctttgtgattttttctgtatttaatttttgctgaatgtgtatcaaagctattttactctaattaggcctaacagttaacctaagaaagaaggactaccaaacacacaatgaaacttctttgcacaaaaacaagctagttatcagcaataaacaaaaagtggtccatattaggggcccttcctctatgtaggataaacagaatactacatggcttgctgttccgtaccagatttacactcgttgctttttcaaatagtgaacagctcgctttcgctcgcagttcaatatttaaacaagaagggcaaagcccatacgactcacatgctttacacatttttcctaccaaaatacatgtgaccttgacccaaggtcaaggtcatccaaggtcatgcaacacaaagctgttaattcaagacataggaagtacaatggtgcttattggctctttctaccatgagatatggtcacttttagtggttcactaccttattttggtcacatttcataagggtcaaagtgaccttgaccttgatcatatgtgaccaaatgtgtctcatgatgaaagcataacatgtgccccacataatttttaagtttgaaacagttgtcttccatagttcagggtcaaggtcacttcaaaatatgtatacaatccaactttgaagagctcctgtgaccttgaccttgaagcaaggtaaaccaaactggtatcaaaagatggggcttactttgccctatatatcatatataggtgaggtattcaatctcaaaaacttcagagaaaatgggaaaaatgtgaaaaatagctgttttttaggcaacatttatggcccctgcgaccttgaccttgaagcaaggtcaagatgctatgtatgttttttggggccttgtcatcatacaccatcttgccaaatttggtactgatagactgaatagtgtccaagaaatatccaacgttaaagttttccggacggacggacgactcgggtgagtacatagactcacttttgcttcgcatgtgagtcaaaaaacaactcgtgtaaatctggtacgacacagcaagccatgtagtattctctatgtctcAGATTTcgttaggtcttaaaagggggttccactgttgttATGTGTTAAGGCAAGTATGCACACCTGAACCCGAAACACATTTTTACATAAGTGTCTGTATAACTTAACTGATTAAAGTATATCAAGGTTAAGGACATTCGCAATGAAAGCGTGACTTACTTCTGATAACAAACATTCATTATCTTactgtcaataaaaaaaaaatgcaatatCATGGATATCAAATTTGAGCTAGACATGATTTTAAGGCCAACGAAACAATAAGCACTTGTTTCAGGTTCCTGATTCGATCTCTGGTCTTGGGTcctaaatatatatacatttctCTGCTTTTATTCTGCTCAGTGAAAACAACCGAAAATGATATTCCAAACTTCATGAAATTAACACATTAATAAAAATAAAGCAACTTTTGAATCGCTAGTATTATTACTCATAGGATCAATATTCAGCTTAAATGAACAgaatttaaaaaatgaaaatgagaaAAATTGAGTATACAATGCGAACAATCtgaccaaacacacacatccacatgcacacacatacacacatatatatacacacgcacgcacacatgcacacatacacacacacccacgcacatgcgcacgcacacacacacacacacacacacacattttccattTTCTTGGCCTTGTCTGTCCGAGATGATAATCATGTCAACTGCACGCAATGATAATGATATTAAAATGTCACCTTGACTGACTTAATACAGTAATAACCAGGCAGTCTTACCCTGCCTCTTCAAGCTACTTGTCAATcgtgaaaacaacaaaaattaaagcTTTAATTGATATTCATCAATTTTGCATACACAACAGGAATATCGAGGTGATCTTCAGTCTGCATTCTTTTCTTCGTACACAGAGTGTGAAAAAAAATCTACACATGTAAAACGTCTTCTATCTCATCCGTAGACTGAATTCCATGCGCCTGTACTGAATACATGTACCAGCGTTGCTCTTTTCAAAGTCTGTCACCTTTGTCACATAACCTCAGCGTGACGACTAGCAACTCACGGATGCCAGCTTCTGGCTACCAGGAAGAAGATGCTTTCTGCAAGACTCCTCGTCAGCGCAGGTAACTTTACAGTGGTTATATTTTGAAAACAGTGAGGTGATATCACATACAAGTTACACTATATTTTACACATCTACCACATCGTATCTTACACAAATGAAACACATTGTTCAACACCACATAGTTCTTTTTTCTCTACTGAATGTGAGAGGGGTTGGATTTTCTCTAGGGAGCAGTCTTTTCCACGACTCCTGTTGTCGCGAGTGAAACACATTGGTTAACACCAAAGAGCTATGTGTACTTTAATGAATGTTAGTGGGCAGAAATTGGATGCTCCCCAGGGAGCAGTCATTTTGTCATGTTCCTCTCAGTTTTTCCAAGTACAGAGAGTTGTTTCCATGGCTTCTTACGCACAGCTGTTTCCTTACCTTTTTCTCGTTGACTCCACgctttctttttgttcttctctGTTTCTTGTCTGACAAGAACTTGTGTTTTTAACGATCAAGGGAGGGATGTgcagacatatacacacacacacatggtgctctctctctgtctctctgtctctctgtctctctctctctgtgtctctctctcgatctctctctctctctctctttctctctctctctctcaggaacacacacgctctctctctttctctctctctctctcaggaacacacacccacacacacatgcacacacacacacacacacacacacgcacacacacacacacacacacacacacacatggtgctctctctctctctctctctctctctctctctctctctctctctctcaggaacacacacccacacacacatgcacacacccacacacacacacacacgcacacacacccacacacacacacacacacacgcacacgcacacacacacacacacacacacacacacacacacacacacacacacacacaccaaagaaAAATAATGTCAATGAAAATAAAGAAGGCATTTACAAACATCTACGACTCATCTCACatccatgtgtgtgtcaggtatTCAGATCTGCCTGGCATTCCTGACACGGGTGGAATCCCTGAGACTGGTACCCATGCTTCCACCCCTCTGTCAAAGCCAAGATGTACCCGACTTCCAGATCGACACTGCACGCTTGACAATTGACAACCATGGGAAGTCCAACATTGAGCTTCTTCTCTACAAACAGAGCAAAGAGTGCCATgaagtatgtgtgtatgtgtgtgtgtgtgtgtgtgtgtgtgcatgtgtgtgtatgtgtgtgtgtgtgtgtgtgtgtgtgtgtgtgtgtgtgtgtgtgagtggtgtgtgtgtgttagagagagtatgtgtgtgtgcgtgttcattTGTACTGTCGGATACCTGTTCGTTGGTATTTTTATGTTATCTACAAATATTGTTCGATGTTTATTCAACGTTTTGTTGTCGACAGTGCCGGGGTGTTGTGTTCTTAGTGACCTTGTTAAACGCTGTACGTGATTCCAGCTTAGATGACAGTCATGCAGGGACctagttaaaggcccactccgcctcgtgattCCAGCATATATGACAGTGAATGACgtagttaaaggcccactccgccttgtGATTCGAGCATATATGACAGTGAATGACgtagttaaaggcccactccgcctcgtgaaaacagttcgcttCGCCGTCTCAGatgatctggccaggctttaatatggataagaccatccctccacttggtcatataccaaGTACCaaaaccctgactgcttgctgtggtcagttaaatccacacaaaaatatcACTGTGTACAAAGAGCACACACATGCAGttcagttttggtatgtgaccaaagcctgaccagatctgagacggtgaggcgaaCTGTTTTGACGAGGCGGAATGGGCCTTTAACTACGTCATTCACTGTCATATATGCTGGaatcacgaggcggagtgggcctttaactacGTCATTCACTGTCATATATGCTGGaatcacgaggcggagtgggcctttaactacGTCATTCACTGTCATATATGCTGGAATCACGAGGCGGAATGGGCCTTTAACTACGTCATTCACTGTCATATATGCTGCaatcacgaggcggagtgggcctttaactacGTCATTTACTGTCATATATGCTGGAATCACGAGGCGGAGTTGGCCTTTAA
It encodes the following:
- the LOC138957178 gene encoding uncharacterized protein, whose product is MLSARLLVSAGIQICLAFLTRVESLRLVPMLPPLCQSQDVPDFQIDTARLTIDNHGKSNIELLLYKQSKECHECDLRPVAMVGSKCTVLVDTRWPVRVEVRALNGSIQLTPPSCRCYSSLCASPAHAKR